In Thalassophryne amazonica chromosome 13, fThaAma1.1, whole genome shotgun sequence, the sequence cacccatattggcctctcttcattggcttcctgttaattctagaatagaatttaaaattcttcttcttacttataaggttttgaataatcaggtcccatcttatcttaggaacctcatagtaccatatcaccccaatagagcgcttcgctctcagactgcaggcttacttgtagttcctagggtttgtaagagtagaatgggaggcagagccttcagctttcaggctcctctcctgtggaaccagctcccaattcagatcagggagacagacaccctctctacttttaagattaggcttaaaactttcctttttgctaaagcttatagttagggctggatcaggtgaccctgaaccatcccttagttatgctgctatagagttagactgctggggggttcccatgatgcactgagtgtttctttctctttttgctctgtatgcaccactctgcatttaatcattagtgattgatctctgctcccctccacagcatgtctttttcctggttctctccctcagctccaaccagtcccagcagaagactgcccctccctgagcctggttctgctggaggtttcttcctgttaaaagggagtttttccttcccactgttgccaagtgcttgctcacagggggtcgttttgaccgttggggtttttctgtaattattgtatggccttgccttacaatataaagcgccttggggcaactgtttgttgtgatttggcgctatataaataaaattgatttgatttgatgtgtgtTGGAGCAAGTCTCTGAACCCTCATTTGCTCCCAGTGCTCAGTTCAGCACTTTGACACATTATTGTGTTGATGTGTAAATGTACACAAAATCAAAGTGTACAACTTCATCACTGTTTGAAGGAAGGAAGTGTCAGCTGTTTTGAGTTTTGTGTCCTCAGGCTGGCAGCCGCGCTGGTTCGTCTTAGAGAACGGCGTCATCTCGTACTACGACAGCGAGGACGATGTTGGGAAAGGCAGCAAAGGATCCATCAAGATGTCCGTGTGCGACATTAAAGGTTCCTTGCAGCGTTACACCATTGTTGATCGTGTTTGCCATCAGGCTGAACTTGTGCACTGACTCATGTCAACATTTGATTGTTCAGTCCATCCGACGGATCTGACacgcctggagctgatcattcctGGCGAGCAGCATTTTTACGTGCGGGCTGTGAACGCGGCGGAGAGACAGCGGTGGCTGGTGGCTTTAGGGTCGTCCAAAGCTGGAACACTGGACAAACACAGAGGTATTCATGTGTTCATAAGGAAATAACTTTTACCAGTAAGCAACCGGTTATTCTGTGTCAACGAGTCCAGAATTAAGCACATCTGAGTTTACTTTCTTTGGGGGGATTATGAAAAAGCATCTATTGGATTCATGGAACCATACACAATTCAAAATCTATGTTCCAaatgctttttcttcttctttgaaaTTTGGCCCTTGACACCAAATTTCAGTGTTTTTGTGACCCTTGCCTGTGCATgtcttattttacttatttatttttataggaCTGTGTTGAAATTTGATATGAACAtccaaaaaaaaggggaaaaaaaacccttgtTGGATTATTTCCCACATGAATTCATGTCAGTAGTTGTTGAATTCTGCAAAGCAATCACAATCATACATTAAATAATTTTTACTCGACTGAAAAATCTTTTATTTCCATTAGTTTTCAGTCATTTGCAGCcaaatttgttttctttgttgtaTTAATGTACATCTATAAAATCCAGAAGTGTCTGTCATCAGTACAGTAAATGTGAAACAGTGAAGACGGGTTGTGCATGTGCCGGTGCACATTGATCAGTCATGAACGCATCCTGTTAAAAACCTGCACTAGAGCCAGTTTCGTGCACGCTCATAAGTGTCCGTCATCAATGCAGTCAgctgcatgttcaggcagccgGGTTAAAACTGCGCCATCTTCCGGTACGGAGAGCAGACTCCGCCTACATCTGGATCCAAAATCCAGagcttgtatgatttttaaatcagttgatttaaatcatgatttaaattgctctaaaaaaatcatcaaaaatgattttttttgttttatttagaacatCAAAGAAATACGAAATCGTTATTTAATGGTACAtgtacatgttgtatgtgcacctttatgttttaacatgtcacTAAAGAGTATAACTAAGTatattatttgtatagtctcatttagaatagtgaactaaataaaaatgaaaaagtatatttaaattgaaaaaaaaaaaaaatcaaaaatcatgACTTTATAGAAAAAAGTAGATTTTTTAAACCAGCCCTGCCAAAATCTGAcaaactctaaaaaaaaaaaaaaaaattgagagttGAGGGTGAAGTGTCTGTCATCTCCTCTCTGCACACAGCACTCTGAACCAAGCAGCACATTCAATGCACATGCATAGTTTTGAGCTGATAAAAAGTCCATCGCACTGGAAAATGAGTACTGTATTACTGACTTTTTCCAAGCATCTGCTTAGCAGATTGAGCTGAATGGATGGTCGGTAGTTTCATGATCTGATGTTGCAACGTTGTTTCACTCTTGTCGATTTGCCATTGTGCTGTTATTGCCTTTGCTCTGAGTGACGTCATCTGCTGATAAATGCAGACTTAAATGCACTGAAACAAGAAGTCTAGGTAGCAGTAAGGTCCTTCAGTGACCGTGTGTGCGCGGATAGTCTTACAGTCACCAATACTTTGATGCTGAGTTGTTGTACGACACGTCAGACAATATGAGACAAGTCTTTTAAATATTGTCGTAATTTCcttcattttttttacatttttctccCCAAAAGATGTGTCAAAGAAACTGTGATTTAGGGGAAGCACCATTCACCAAAGCTCTGGCATTACGGCTGACATCCAGCTGAATTCGAGATTCATCTGTGACCCGGGTTTGAATATTGAAGTTTACATTGTGTTCAGTTTTCAAAATACAACTAACTATTTTAACAGCCAGATAGTCTTTAAGATAAATAAAAGaaacatgttttgtttgttttgtgcctgtttcctttttctgtggactgCAGAAAGACCAGGCGCAGTGAGCAGGTTTCTCCATGTAAGAAGAAACAGGAGTTGCATCTGAAtttgcatccagtgtaaaacttgtcaaATATTGATGCAGTGACCCAGAAAAAAGAACAGGCGGGTGACGATAAAGAGCAAATCTGAACAACTAATTACTTACAAATGGACTTTTTTTGTTCTTGAGAAATGACTTGAAACTGATGAATACCACCGGTGGTTATCTTGTTTGTCTCAAAtgttgaaattgtaacagattcAAACCTGTTTGGGTCTGTGTCCTCAGTTTTACCTGAACCGTTTGTGCCTTTAATCATCAGAGtaaaaacacagcattcactCATGTGGGATTTTGTATTTTTCAGTGTCTAATTGTACTCTCACGTCTCCATCCAGCTCCTGAGTGTCTGAAGACAAAAATGTCTGAACTGCGTCTCTACTGTGACCTCCTGACCCAGCAGGTCCAGACCATCCAATCACAGCACAGCACCGACACACAGACCACGCCCACCTCTGAGGTATTCGTGTTCAGGTTTTCACGTTTCAGTCTCTGCTTTTATTTTCTAATTACTTTACGACAAGATGACAGAAATGTGATGTCACATGTCACCGTGGCAACTTTATGACCCTCAACACCCACAAACACAGCACATAAAGAAACTAACAACATCTGTTAATACTCAAAAAATGTCATATTCATAGAAGTCATAAAtgtgcagatctgaaacattttcaACATAATTCAGATTTACTGTTGCAGATCAtttttggaggttttttttttttttttttttttttttatagtttgtgGGCAACGTTTTTTGGAACGGTCAGCTACAGATGGCAACTCTTCTTTCTCCAGGCCTCCCTCCTCAGCGCCACGTGCGCAACCTTCATCAGGACTCTGGAGGAGTGTATGACCCTGGCCAACCACAGCTTGACCCCTGACCTCCGACCTCCAGAGAGGGTAGGTCACGCAAgttaaaaatataaacaaaaaacccacaaagGAACTTTCCTGAAGATGAACCTTTCAACACAGTCTTTTGAAAAggcattttgctgttttttttgtacCTCCACGCAGATGAAAAGGTCAATTAGTCATCCTGGAACATACACTTACGACAGGTGAGTTTATCCACACACGAGACTgttgtgtgtgtacacatacatacacacacagagaatcAACATTACACATATTCAAACTGTTCTATTTTTGTCCCCCCACATAGAAATGCTGTCTGTCCGTCCTTCCAAAACATTGTACGTCCTATAACTTTTCATAGATTTGGAACAGcttcaccaaatttgcagcagAGATGCATCCCTTGAAGGTCTTGGTCAGGTTTGGTGATGAGTGACCATGACCAAATACTGAAGGTCACAGATCcaaaacttgtgtgtgtgtgtgtgtgtgtgtgtgtgtgtgtgtgtgtgtgtgtgtttccaatgATTTCAGATGGGTTCATCAAATTTGCAGCAATCATGCATCCCTTCAAGGTCCATGCTGATGGCGATTGGCGAGGGACACAGCCATCAGGCCAGCATAGCGTTGTCATTATAAGGATGTTattagtagaaccttaaaatccaacctcacaaagacaggaagccagtgaagagatgccaaaatagatGTAATGTGATTGaactttctacttcctgtcaagagtctggcagcaacattttgaaccaattggagaccccctaatgctggactgcggtaaaccagaaaatagagcattgcagtagtccaatctagaggaaATATATGTatggatcaaggtctcagcatcagccatagatgggatgggatgaatctttgctatgtttcacagatggaagaaagcagtcctcgtaatatctctgttGTAAAAGGACAACGTggggtcaaaaatcaccccaaggttcttcactttgtcagtgtgatgtatgacacatgagcctaggttaaACGTTAATTGAACAAACTTATGCCAATGATGatcatttcttttgtctgagtttaaaagtaagtaattgctggacatccagcttttcactgactcAAGGTAatcatctaaggattttatatgtatcagattactagcagttatcagcatgtataactgagtatcagcagcatagcaatgaaaggtaatcctacaacacgcaatatgtgcccaaggggtgctatataaagggagaaaagcagggggcctaagacagacccctgtgggaccccatatcTCATGTCACCAAGGGTAGAGGGAGTGTTGTTatacaagacacagtgagaacaactggttaaGTATGATCTCTAACTGAAATTACCCAGAATTCTCAACAAGTAGAAACAGTCACTTACACTTTTATTCCTCAACCCCACCCCCTTTGTCCTTCTCAGGTCAGGAGTTCATAAGGAGTATGTGTGTGGAGGTCAGAGGTCATCTTACCGGCGGAACAGGACGTGCTCTGACAGCTCTGTTTATGACGCAGAACGTAAGAATTCGCCACTTTTTGTTGGTGTTTGTTTAAATCTTCTCACTCACTTTCTCTTAATATGGGGAAATATAACTAGAAGTCAAAGTTTAATCCTTCAGTTTCAGCCTGACTGTAAATGTGCGAGGTCAGAGGTTGCTGAGAACAGTAATTGTTCCTGCAGTTTGAGTGGATGATATACCGCAGAGTGCCACTTGGGGGCAGTCTTCACTTTGACAGTCTGAATGTTGCTGGATTATTACAGCAGCCGCCTGCTGATTGTGTTTCAGGTGTGTTGCTGAGTCTCAATGGCGGCGACTCCACCATTCCTGAGGAGAGGGCGGGCAGTACCAGCCCCAAGACCACGCCCACTGACACAGACACCGACCTCTCGATCTGAAGTCCGTCCATACGACCCCACATTGGGAGAGGCTCGCTGTCAAAGTGACATTGAGACGCTGACTTCCTGTGAGGACCGTCACTGCGTTTTCACCCTGAAGTCAGCCGATCACCAAACACGTGCACTTTGGAAGTGTTTTTGCGGCAGAGAGGAGATGCAGCCGGTTTCTCCGTCCCACCACGAGGCCGCGTCTTCTCCACACGCTGCTCGTATTCTAAGTATTCATGAAGGAGAAGCGTGGGCACAGTCGAATGTCTGCTTCTGATGTTTTATTAAACCTCCTATGTTcaaagtgtgtgcatgtgcagcctGTGTGCATGTGTCACCTCAATGTCAAAATTCAAAACATTTTGGAATCGTTGCTGCAGAGACGAATGTCTGCAAGCTGCAGTTCAGCCACTGAACTGTTACACCTCCAAATTAAACAGTCTGGTTTCGATTTTATGAGAAGTGCGCACGTGTAACATGTACCTTCCTGGAGGCGGGGCATGTTTGTGAGGTAAAATATACTGTATCAAGCAAACAAAGGATTAAAAGAAAACCCTGGATTCTGAAAATTGCTGCAGATTTTAATCTTATAGAAGtgtaatgaggggaaaaaagtgccTCATCTCAAAATTAATGAGTTTATCATCTTGTGAATTCAgtgaaatgaggcacttttttcaTAAAAACTTCAGAAAACAGTTTTCTACATTTattttgtccccccccccaccccgagtTAATCAAATAATTGATTCAGTccagaaaaaaagttttgttttttttcccagcaaATGATTGACTCAGAAGGGACCAATCTGAGATTAATTGTATTATTAAGAGAAACATTTGTAATAGGTCTCAGTAAGTAATATTTCCCAATTTGTGAAGCAGAATATTTCTGTTTTCTGACATTGAATTATCAGTTtcttccacaaaaaaagaaaacttttctTTAAGGATGATTCTaattggtttttgtttttgcactttacAGAGTTTAACATCCTTGAATGtgatttttaaaatgatttacTGGTAAACATTTTGTAGGTGAAAACTGTGAAAAGTGAAGTtgtctttctttttcttcccctttaatatatactTGTTGTTTATTTTGGAGCTGCCTTTTGTGGAACGTTTCACTTTAAGACGTTTTAAAAGAATAAGTTTCCTTGACCAAAGTTTCTGTGTAGTATTTGATATTTTTGATGGATCAGAGTGAATTTAAAGTATTCAGATTTAAatgattagtgattagcactgttgcctcacagcaagaaggtcatgggatcgattcccacctgtggcctttctgtatggagtttgcatgttccctccgggtgctccaggttcctcccacatccaaagacatgcaggttaggtggactggaaactttaaattgtccgtaggtgtgaatgtgtttgtctgtgacagactggcgtcttgtccagggtgaacccgcctcgcgccctgtggtgctcccctgtgacccttaattggaataagtggttgaaggtgagtgaaagcatttaaatggtaaatggactgtatttacatagcacttttccatctgcatcagacgctcaaagcgctttacaataatgcctcacattcaccccgatgtcaggctgctgccatacaaggtgcccactacacaccgggagcaaggacccggtgattttctggtcaggctggaatttgaaccaaggatcctctggtctcaagcccaacgcttttccactagaccatcaccctccCAACCTTTGAAccttttgctcttttttttttcttttttcagtaagTTTGTGTTACTGCTGTCAGATTTGTTTCTTTTGTTATTAATTCCAGAGTATTTGTGGTAATAATATTCCTGTtgatctgtttatttatttttgtttgtcctTGCTGATCTTCACGCCTTAACTGATGTGTGGTTTTCAGACTCTAAATAAAGTGACACAGAGCTCTCATTGACTTTAATAGTTACAAAAgtgatacgtgtgtgtgtgttttttttttttttaattcatggtgACTGATGCAGTTCTTGCTGAAGCTCGGCCACACGAGTGCACAGTAGCCTGGTCATAAAGTCGTCCTGCAGCGCCACAAAGATAAACTGAACACACAAAACCACGGCAGGAAAAACTGATCAAATAGCAGTTCAACAGCAGAGTTAAAAACTGCAGCAGTACTCTGAGTACACACTACTTTTTCACTAAAAGTTCTGAAGTATTAATTATTCAGTCACCTGACCTGAATCAAACTGAACAGCTTTAAAGTTCCTCAACAGAAAACCCCCAACCCCCCATCAAATCCAAGCGTGGCTACAAAATAACATTAAATGTTAGCTCATCTCATCATTTTAGGTTTATCTAAACTGGTAacggcattaaaaaaaaagtttaattccAAACAAGCTGTGCCATTTGTAAACATTTTCCAAGTATTAAATCATGGACTCGTGTGTTGCCCGTagggatccacgggttctaggttgggttgtgtttataaagtaggtagctgacatttttcaaggctggtaataaattatgagttggaatggtgtgtgagtccagagttTTTAGAACCATagccctcaacaatttttagaagaactcaactcttAATTACtggtaattatgtaatttttaatgttaattcactgtcaatgtatttataaattatttaggtaCTTCTTATCATAGACACACttaaatggaccataatggaaatgttttcactttcttgtcatccatgtatttttaacatattttcaattatattatgtacttacattgaacttactaaataaaatcacgcatgcatcCCCACTTTTAATATAgaaatgatttactgccccctgctggaatggcatttcATTGgcccctcttcattggcttcctgttaattctagaacagaatttcaaattcttcttcttacaaggttttgaataattaggtcccatcttatcttagggacctcatagtaccatatcaccccaatagagcgcttcgctctcagactctactggtggttggctctcactgcggtattgtatcacttcctgttccggagcacagcggtgtttttctgtatctgttagctgtttaatctgcgcagttagattgatctagttatctagattacgatttgtttcccagtgtaatctttacgtgccttaactaaagcactccttctgctgaatcacctctaaattatttacacattattcactttgcgtgtttttaggaatccgctaggttagcgtagctactagctcttagccgatttagcatggcggcttctcctgtctctcccgcgcttttctgctctgggtgtgaaatgtttagttattcctcggcctcctttagcagtaacggtacttgtaataagtgtagcttattcgtagctttggaggccaggctgggcgaattggaggactcggctctgcaccgtggaaaattctacagctagccaggcccctgtagtcggtgcggaccaaggtagcttagccgccgttagtttcccccctggcagatcccgagcagccgggaaagcaggctgactgggtgactgtgaggaggaagcgtagccctaaacagaagccccgtgtacaccgccaacccgttcacatctctaaccgtttttccccactcggcgacacacccgccgaggatcaaactctggttattggcgactctgttttgagaaatgtgaagttagcgacaccagcaaccatagtcaattgtcttccgggggccagagcaggtgacattgaaggaaatttgaaactgctggctaaggctaagcgtaaatttggtaagattgtaattcacgtcggcagtaatgacacccggttacgccaatcggaggtcactaaaattaacattaaatcggtgtgtgtaactttgcaaaaacaatgtcggactctgtagttttctctgggcccctccccaattggaccgggagtgacatgtttagccgcatgttctccttgaattgctggctgagtggtgtccaaaaaatgaggtgggcttcatagataattggcaaagcttctggggaaaacctggtcttgttaggagagacggcatccatcccactttggatggagcagctctcatttctagaaatctggccaattttcttaaatcctccaaaccgtgactatccagggttgggaccaggaagcagagttgtagtcttacacacctctctgcagcttctctccccctgccatcccctcattaccccatccccgtagagatggtgcctgctcccagaccaccaataaccagcaaaaaatctatttaagcataaaaattcaaaaagaaaaaataatatagcaccttcaactgcaccacagactaaaacagttaaatgtggtctattaaacattaggtctctctcttctaagtccctgttggtaaatgatataataattgatcaacatattgatttattctgcctaacagaaacctggttacagcaggatgaatatgttagtttaaatgagtcaacctccccgagtcacagtaactgtcagaatgctcgtagcacgggccggggcggaggattagcagcaatcttccattccatcttattaattaatcaaaaacccagacagagctttaa encodes:
- the LOC117523015 gene encoding pleckstrin homology domain-containing family A member 3-like → MEGILYKWTNYMTGWQPRWFVLENGVISYYDSEDDVGKGSKGSIKMSVCDIKVHPTDLTRLELIIPGEQHFYVRAVNAAERQRWLVALGSSKAGTLDKHRAPECLKTKMSELRLYCDLLTQQVQTIQSQHSTDTQTTPTSEASLLSATCATFIRTLEECMTLANHSLTPDLRPPERMKRSISHPGTYTYDRSGVHKEYVCGGQRSSYRRNRTCSDSSVYDAERVLLSLNGGDSTIPEERAGSTSPKTTPTDTDTDLSI